The DNA region AGGTCCTGAGTTTCAATGTAATAGATGTTCTTGCTCTTGAGCCTATCCCATCCCACTTTAAGCGCCTCATTTAGTTGATACCGAAACTTCTCGTGTAACTCAGCCGGAACAGAGATTTCAGGATCGATGCTCTCTAGTGCGATATCGGCCATTGGCTTCATCTCATTGATGCGCCAATCCATCTTGTGCCATTCGATAGGCCGTCGCGGATTTTTCTCCCGTTCCCGCAAGATCGTCAGGGCCTCTTTGAAAATATATCTCATCCTATGACTCGCCTTCCTGTCGTATATTACTGTTTTATTCACAATATTGTTGTCTTTCAAATCAATCATAGCGGTTTCCTTTCTGTTTCTCAAAACTGCACTTAAAATCGGATCGCTGTCGGTTGCCATTTTTGACGTCTTTCGGCTCTATGATTCTCTTGCTTCTGTCCTCCTCCGATGTTTGTTGTTGCTACAGATGGAGGGATGGATGTTCCATACCTAAAAATAAAATAAGAAATAGATATAGATGATGGATAGTTACCTCACCATCATCCATTCGTCCATCCCGTGTAGAACCAACTAATCGCAACCGAAGGGAAGCGACGGGGTGCGAAGCCCCGTCACATATTATTTGAGTCTTAATCCGGTCCGTGCGTTCCCCTTGCTGAGCTTGTGAATCCCAAAGCCCAATCGGTTAAGAGACTTGGCAAAGGTGATATTGTTCTGTGGTTCGGAGCCACTGTTCTGGCAATAGTTCACATAACTGTTATACAAATCCCCTACCATTACACGCTCCTTCGAGTCACGAACACACGCTCCATCAATGAAATCGCTCACGTTATCATTGTCACTTCGATACTCCGCTATCGATTGTCTCACAGAATCGGGCGGCGCTAGAAAGTCACCCTTCAACTCACCAATCTGCCGCAAGCCTTCCAACGCCCAGTTCAGGATTCCCGGCAACTCGCCCTTCAAAGTCTCAAGCAACTTTGGATCACGTTCGTCAGGCTTGAACGTCACAGGGAAGTTGATGACGTGAATCCTTCGCCAAATCGCCTCATCGTTTCCCGATATCTGGGGTAGATCATTACTCGCGAACCACAGCTTGAACTCCGGTTTTAGATTGAAGTAGTCCTTGTAGAGACGCTTGACCGACATCATATCGCCGCCGGTCATCCGTTTTATTTTGGCTACGGCAAGCTTGTCACCAGCCTCACCCTCCGTAGCAAAGGCAAACCGCTTCCCATCCAGTGAGGCTAGGTCGTCGGTCTTGTCGTTTGAGAACCTTGGCTGCATAATCGAATGGGCTGGTAGCGAGGTCCCGTAATCACCCATCAGGGCTTGCAAGAGGTTCAGGAACACCGACTTCCCATTTGCACCAGACCCGATCAAGATGAACATGGTCTGAGCTTCGACACTTCCGGTCAAAGTGTACCCAATCGCGCGCCTGACATATTCGATCTTGTCATTATCGCCGTCGAACACTTGACCTAAGAACGCCTTAAACCGAGGGCACGAAGCGTGTGGGTGAAACTCCGTACCAATCCTTCGCGTAACAATATCAGTTGTATCAACCAACTCTCGTTTGGTCAGATCGAGAACACCATTTTGAGTTCCAATAAGATGCGAGTGCCGATTAAACTCCCTATCATCCCTTCGCATCAGTGCCTTTGATAGTTCATAGACAGCATTGATTCTAGTGTTTGACTGTGATGCCCGGACCTTTGCCGGATCGTTTACGTTTCCTGCGCTCGCCGGCTCTTTCAGAAACTCCATGATCCTAGCTTTGACCGCGACGCTTGAAGCAGGGTCATAGACATCGGCACGGTTCTCATAGAAACGTCCTTCGTGTTCCGCATAGATGAGTCTGTCACCCGTCCAGCCGCAGAATGCCTCGGCAGTGGAGATGTCGGTATTAAAATCCACCGTCATCGAAATCATCGGCGCGTCGTTAGCCTTCGCAACAGCTTTCACTGCGGGTCGGCGTCCACCCATCCACTCAATCAGTGTCAGGACTGTCTTCTCTGAACCAAACAGATCCGTCAGTTTAGCGCGCCATTCCACCGGTCGTCGATCTGAAATCCGCTGGTACGTGGTCGCTACAGCCTCAAGACGGTCATCGGCTTCTTCGTCGCCCGCGATAGCGCAAACAGTCCGTATGACAGTCTCACAGGCTTCCTGACTCACTTCGTTGCAAGCGCACAGTCCGGCAAACCACAGTGAGAGATTATGTCGGCCAAGCGGGTTCCAGAGGCCAGACAGCACACTCACTGTTGCGATCTGCCGTACCGCCTTAAGGAGATCCTGGCGGCTTACCCACGACGGTTCCTCATCCTTTCCAGCCTCGAAGCGCACTAACTCGCCGTCGGGGTGCTCGGAACCGGCCATCATCGTTTGACAGCCATCTCCGCGAAACTCGACAAGGGTCATTCCGTTCACAGGATGCACCACCTTGACGGACCTGGCGTCGCCTTCGATGCGGTAGAACCAATGCGATGCTGGCCTACTATCGCGGCCCATGACCAGCCCCGTAGAGGGAAGGATCATCGCGCCGGCCTCGATCGTGAACGGTCCGTCGAGGTCGATATCTACAAGACCGCCGGATGCTGCCCCTGTCAGAATACCGAAGTTGAGGTCGGCCGGGATCGAACCGAGGCGCTCAATGTCTTCGATTGCGCATCCTTGATTAGGCCAATCCGATTTCCTGGGCCTCTTGGATTTTGGGTAAAGTTCAATATAGGAATAGTTATTTGGAAAGTTAATATTTATCAAGTTCTTGTTCTACTTTAATCATGCGTATCCATCCGCCCGAAAAGGTCGGCTTGCTGATATTCGCAATGTAGTTGATTATTACATCCAGCGAAAACCGCCGGATGTGGCTTCTGACCTCATCTGAGGTTCCAATAAAGTGCCACAATACCCAGACAGAGTCAAGGAATATTTATTGCCGTTGTGAGATTATATCACATTGAATCAGGCGCGTATCACACAATCAGAGATAAGTAAATACGTTGATAGCGATTATTACTGACAATCACAGCGATCTTTAAACTAAATACTGGCTCATCCGAGGCTATAACAGTTGTACGCGCGTCGATTTTCAAGGTCTTACATCAACCGCGGAGAGACAGCCATCCCGCACCGTCTCACCGCGTACAACAGTTATTCAGGCGCCGCAGACAGCCGGGCTAGCTTCTCTGCAACGTGCTCAGGCCGAATGTGAGTGTATCTCTGCAAGCAGGCCAGTGTACGATGACCGCTCACCAGCGATACTTCGGGTATACTCAACCCCTTTTCGAACATTCTGCTAATAGCTTCATGCCTCATAGAGTGTATTTTAACATGATTAAGACCAGCGCGCTTACGAAGTCGCTCCCACGCAAGTCTCACCGCGCTTTCTTTAACCGGAAATACTTTATTATCGATCACGGAAATGCCCGAAATAATCTTCATGGCCTTGGGTGTCAATGGGATAGATCGTCCATGCCCATTCTTTGAAATCGATAGTACCGCTAGCCTGGCATTCATATCGATGTTGGCCCATTCAAGGGCCAGCAACTCGCCACGACGCATTCCTGTTTCGAGTGCCAGCATCAGGAATGGCCGCAAGTACCACACCCGGGTTTTTGACAGCGCGTCTGCCAGTAAGGCTTCGGCACCCTCTGGCAGTCGTTGGCCTCGCATCTTTGAAGGGGAGGGGAGGGTGATCTGACGGACAGGATTTCCGGCGAACGGTGCACCCCATTCCTTGCGGCCGACTTCGATACAGTGCCTGAGGACCGTCAGTTCCCGGCGGACTGTCTCACCGCTCACATTCTTGAGGCGTTCGTCCCGATAGGCCGCGACCATTTGCGCCGATAGCCGATGAACCGCGACGTTTGCGAGTGGGGATCGAAGGAAGGTCCGAATGCGGGATGCCTCAAACCGTTGCCCGCGCTTCCGGCTTGTCACTTCGGCCTCATATCGTTGCAGCAAGGCACCGACGGTTAGCCGATTCGCGGTTCGCCCGTGGCCGGATAGTTCGCCTCTCTCGATCTGACGCTCAGTTTCTCGCGCCCAACCGTCCGCATCAGCCTTCGAACGGAACGATTTTGTGATCGGAGGAAACCCATCGCGGCGAATCTGAACCTGCCACGCTTGCCCGCGCTTTCGGATGGTAGCCATGACCCCTGCTCACTGTGCTTGTGACGCCAGTGTGACAAAAGGATCGAAAATGGGCTTTGCCGCCGGAACCTTGAAAGCCAAATCTATAGGGAAATCAGAGCCTTAAGATTGGCGCACCCGACACGATTCGAACGTGTGACCTTTGCCTTCGGAGGGCAACGCTCTATCCAGCTGAGCTACGGGTGCAGGCCGTGGCCATTCCCTAGCCCAACCGCGCCGCCAGCGCAACGGCGACCGCACCTTCGCGCGCGACCGCGGGCGAGGTGGCCCGATCTCCGGCGCGTGTTGCCCCCGAGTCCTTGCCTTCGCGCGCCGTTTCCCGGCCCCTGGGCGCCGGACAGACGGGTCGCGGAGCGGGCAGAGGTGGCGGAGGCGACGGGCGGCCGGGATCCGCGGGCGAACAATTTCGGGTCCCTGCGGCTCCTGTTCGCGAGCTTGGTGATCCTCGCCCACGCCCCCGAACTCGTGGACGGGAACCGGTCGCGGGAGCTGCTGACGCAGGTCTTCGGGACGCTGTCGCTGGGGG from Methylobacterium sp. NMS14P includes:
- a CDS encoding tyrosine-type recombinase/integrase; this encodes MATIRKRGQAWQVQIRRDGFPPITKSFRSKADADGWARETERQIERGELSGHGRTANRLTVGALLQRYEAEVTSRKRGQRFEASRIRTFLRSPLANVAVHRLSAQMVAAYRDERLKNVSGETVRRELTVLRHCIEVGRKEWGAPFAGNPVRQITLPSPSKMRGQRLPEGAEALLADALSKTRVWYLRPFLMLALETGMRRGELLALEWANIDMNARLAVLSISKNGHGRSIPLTPKAMKIISGISVIDNKVFPVKESAVRLAWERLRKRAGLNHVKIHSMRHEAISRMFEKGLSIPEVSLVSGHRTLACLQRYTHIRPEHVAEKLARLSAAPE
- a CDS encoding phage/plasmid primase, P4 family, which translates into the protein MININFPNNYSYIELYPKSKRPRKSDWPNQGCAIEDIERLGSIPADLNFGILTGAASGGLVDIDLDGPFTIEAGAMILPSTGLVMGRDSRPASHWFYRIEGDARSVKVVHPVNGMTLVEFRGDGCQTMMAGSEHPDGELVRFEAGKDEEPSWVSRQDLLKAVRQIATVSVLSGLWNPLGRHNLSLWFAGLCACNEVSQEACETVIRTVCAIAGDEEADDRLEAVATTYQRISDRRPVEWRAKLTDLFGSEKTVLTLIEWMGGRRPAVKAVAKANDAPMISMTVDFNTDISTAEAFCGWTGDRLIYAEHEGRFYENRADVYDPASSVAVKARIMEFLKEPASAGNVNDPAKVRASQSNTRINAVYELSKALMRRDDREFNRHSHLIGTQNGVLDLTKRELVDTTDIVTRRIGTEFHPHASCPRFKAFLGQVFDGDNDKIEYVRRAIGYTLTGSVEAQTMFILIGSGANGKSVFLNLLQALMGDYGTSLPAHSIMQPRFSNDKTDDLASLDGKRFAFATEGEAGDKLAVAKIKRMTGGDMMSVKRLYKDYFNLKPEFKLWFASNDLPQISGNDEAIWRRIHVINFPVTFKPDERDPKLLETLKGELPGILNWALEGLRQIGELKGDFLAPPDSVRQSIAEYRSDNDNVSDFIDGACVRDSKERVMVGDLYNSYVNYCQNSGSEPQNNITFAKSLNRLGFGIHKLSKGNARTGLRLK